Proteins co-encoded in one Mastacembelus armatus chromosome 24, fMasArm1.2, whole genome shotgun sequence genomic window:
- the LOC113137344 gene encoding phospholipase A2 inhibitor-like, producing the protein MKLYFISQCLKMNLWLLLTVTALAECCFQKRGTSSCPDLCSCSFEPSGAEVVCSQSSLTHFPVDGLPANTTHLSIQSTNLSSITARHLGLVPLLNNLQLYHNNLTILPSDLLSVVPHLDTLDLTGNQLEHLPANVFSHVSIRGLVLKNNLIAKADAEWFCDNSSLTWLDLSGNRLTSVPAGLFQKLPHLENLDLSHNSLQELQPDVLKNLHQLKSLNLAGNKLSSLKPTTFTYNLKLSQLFLQENQLQDLPATLLQELQHLELLLLNHNQLQHLLPGLLHERKSSFQVILSENPWVCDEKMEYLWKWLSVHPKNVTFLEEVTCTGPEALKHRQVVSLTGSELGLIRSAKNEN; encoded by the exons ATGAAGCTCTACTTCATCTCTCAG tgTTTAAAGATGAACTTGTGGCTGCTCCTGACTGTCACTGCTCTGGCCGAATGCTGTTTCCAAAAAAGAGGCACCAGCTCCTGCCCAGATCTGTGCTCCTGTTCCTTTGAGCCTTCAGGTGCAGAGGTGGTGTGCAGCCAAAGCTCCCTTACACACTTCCCTGTGGATGGTTTGCCTGCCAACACCACTCACCTGTCCATCCAGTCCACCAACCTCAGCAGCATTACAGCTAGGCATTTAGGTCTTGTGCCCCTTTTAAACAACCTCCAGCTGTATCACAACAACCTGACAATCCTGCCCTCAGACCTGCTGAGTGTCGTTCCTCACCTGGACACGCTGGACCTCACAGGGAATCAGCTGGAGCATCTGCCAGCAAATGTCTTCAGTCATGTCTCAATTCGTGGTCTGGTGCTGAAGAATAATCTGATAGCAAAAGCAGATGCTGAGTGGTTTTGTGACAACAGCAGCCTCACCTGGCTGGACCTGTCTGGGAATCGTTTAACCAGTGTCCCAGCAGGTCTGTTTCAGAAGCTGCCTCATTTGGAGAATCTAGACTTGAGCCATAACAGCCTGCAAGAGCTACAACCAGATGTCCTGAAAAACCTGCACCAGTTGAAGTCACTAAACCTTGCTGGGAACAAGCTAAGCTCCCTCAAACCTACAACTTTTACCTATAACCTGAAACTATCTCAGCTTTTTCTGCAGGAGAATCAGCTCCAGGATCTGCCTGCCACCCTCCTCCAGGAGCTCCAACAccttgagctgctgctgctcaatCACAATCAGCTGCAGCATCTCCTCCCAGGGCTGCTGCATGAGAGAAAATCCTCGTTTCAGGTGATCTTATCAGAAAACCCCTGGGTGTGTGACGAGAAGATGGAGTATCTGTGGAAGTGGCTTTCTGTCCATCCTAAAAATGTCACGTTTTTGGAGGAGGTGACATGTACAGGCCCTGAAGCTCTCAAACATCGACAAGTGGTCTCTTTAACTGGCAGTGAGCTTGGCCTTATAAGGTCAGCCAAGAATGAAAATTAG
- the LOC113137143 gene encoding leucine-rich alpha-2-glycoprotein-like, whose protein sequence is MHNWRVHTLFWLAYFCQGTLSCPALCKCYPRSGEVVCNEVPLTEYPTEGLPKNTTMLTIQFTNITSLSEKHLNATPLLQELHLNSNHLQNLSSHLLRGVPHLNTLDLTGNKLTDQPANVFSHAPLRSLILKNNLIEKADAEWLPDNSSLTWLDLSGNRLTKFPTALLQKLPHLEILDLSNNQLEKISANSLDTLTKLQRLNLENNKLHTLDASVLQSTRNLTYLFLSQNKLNSLPQNLFQQLTQLKVLALDDNQLTHIPPGLLDQLDSLGQLSLALTINPWQCDEKVQYLWRWIQKNREKVYLGDLILCAKPEALAGCSLVSLTESELNHEA, encoded by the coding sequence ATGCATAACTGGCGTGTCCATACTTTGTTCTGGTTGGCATATTTCTGTCAGGGAACTCTCTCCTGCCCAGCTCTTTGCAAATGCTACCCCAGAAGTGGCGAGGTGGTGTGCAATGAGGTTCCCCTGACAGAGTACCCCACTGAGGGGCTCCCAAAGAACACCACCATGCTCACGATCCAGTTCACAAACATCACCTCACTCTCTGAGAAGCATCTAAACGCCACACCCCTGCTGCAAGAGCTCCACCTGAACAGCAACCACCTGCAGAATCTTTCCTCTCACCTTCTCAGAGGTGTTCCTCACCTCAACACTTTGGATCTCACAGGAAACAAACTGACAGACCAGCCAGCAAATGTCTTCAGCCATGCCCCGCTCCGCAGCTTGATTCTGAAGAATAATCTGATTGAAAAAGCCGATGCAGAGTGGCTTCCAGATAACAGCAGCCTCACCTGGTTGGACTTATCTGGAAACCGTCTGACAAAGTTCCCAACTGCTCTTCTCCAGAAGCTTCCCCATCTGGAGATTCTAGACCTTTCCAACAACCAACTGGAGAAGATCTCTGCCAATTCTCTGGACACACTGACCAAACTTCAAAGGCTGAACCTTGAGAACAACAAGCTACACACACTAGATGCATCTGTGCTGCAGAGCACCCGTAACCTCACTTATCTGTTCCTCTCTCAGAATAAGCTCAACAGTCTCCCCCAAAACCTTTTTCAGCAGCTCACTCAGCTCAAAGTTCTGGCTCTGGATGACAACCAACTGACCCACATCCCTCCAGGTTTACTGGACCAGCTGGACTCCCTGGGACAGCTGTCTCTAGCCCTGACTATCAACCCTTGGCAGTGTGATGAGAAGGTGCAGTACCTCTGGAGGTGGATTCAGAAGAACAGGGAGAAGGTCTACCTTGGAGATCTCATCCTATGTGCTAAACCTGAGGCACTAGCTGGATGCTCATTAGTTTCACTGACAGAAAGTGAACTAAACCATGAAGCTTAA